The Mercenaria mercenaria strain notata chromosome 8, MADL_Memer_1, whole genome shotgun sequence genome has a segment encoding these proteins:
- the LOC123565845 gene encoding uncharacterized protein LOC123565845, translated as MEEAKAIIKEKISSKKVMVFSKPYCPYCKMAKGVLKKYVGKELNNGNYEVWEIDRAPNCYQLQQALKKMTGAQSVPRVFINGRCIGGGTETQDLEKRGQLAKMLRSTEQTQLKM; from the exons ATGGAAGAGGCTAAGGCAATCATTAAAGAAAAAATCAGTAGCAAGAAAGTGATGGTATTTTCTAAACCTTATTGCCCATACTGTAAAATGGCAAAAGGTGTGTTGAAGAAGTATGTAGGGAAGGAATTAAATAATGGAAATTACGAGGTATGGGAGATAGACAGAGCACCTAATTGTTATCAGTTACAACAGGCATTGAAGAAAATGACGGGAGCACAATCG GTACCCCGCGTGTTCATCAACGGAAGATGTATCGGTGGTGGAACAGAAACGCAAGATCTGGAAAAACGTGGACAGCTTGCCAAAATGCTCAGGTCAACAGAACAAACACAGCTTAAAATGTGA
- the LOC123565843 gene encoding uncharacterized monothiol glutaredoxin F10D7.3-like → MANTRDKIMAKIADKKVMMFSKTYCPFCTMAKDVLKNYNLGADEYEVWEIENEANCSEIQSVLREITGAQTVPRVFINGKCIGGGSETKALHAKGELRAMLN, encoded by the exons ATGGCTAACACGAGGGACAAAATTATGGCTAAAATAGCCGACAAGAAAGTAATGATGTTTTCTAAGACTTATTGTCCGTTCTGTACAATGGCGAAGGATGTACTAAAGAACTATAATCTAGGAGCTGACGAGTATGAAGTGTGGGAGATAGAAAATGAAGCGAATTGTTCAGAAATTCAGTCTGTTCTACGCGAAATAACAGGGGCACAAACG GTACCACGCGTGTTCATCAACGGTAAATGTATCGGTGGCGGATCTGAAACCAAGGCGCTGCATGCCAAGGGTGAACTTAGGGCAATGCTGAACTAG
- the LOC123522980 gene encoding perilipin-2-like produces the protein MYRQALNMEQEQIANEQFINRLGSLPVVSSAWSQACDIYAKTKDCNSILRATCNMAEGGVQTVVSTAKPYVEKYQPHIEKVNAYACEKLALFEEQYPVITKPTDEVLKEGKEKCANVLKPVTDRVTAVKDSYHGIVNKGQETYDATKGKVEAVKDYGVTTISRTLESPLGKFAMEKVNEALTVSEDYVEKYLPPTEEELAEEKKAPLEVDEVGTLTRVTSLSTKLRQRMYKRAMKDLKGVQMRSKEKLEGLNFTVDLIKYAKSGAGEVKDTLEEKYEIAQTKMAEYWEKINEENDTDDEEVPVTLEGKTIVVARRLTRQVKQSMTTVSGYLPTRLQPTVVRERMENALKYTEELYQAFKEAQGFDDLPNWLLTQAKEKMLYVQETVSFLTETFLVAPISWMVSKRSLEPTPGMPRPESDSGDVEMEPINRDKEEEE, from the exons ATGTACAGACAAGCACTGAATATGGAACAAGAGCAGATAGCCAATGAGCAGTTTATAAATCGTCTTGGTAGCCTCCCTGTTGTAAGCTCAGCATGGAGTCAAGCCTGTGACATCTATGCCAAGACAAAGGACTGTAATTCAATACTGAGAGCAACATGTAACATGGCCGAGGGTGGTGTCCAGACTGTTGTGTCTACAGCTAAACCTTACGTTGAGAAATACCAGCCTCACA ttgAGAAAGTAAATGCCTATGCTTGTGAGAAGCTGGCACTGTTTGAGGAGCAGTATCCTGTGATCACTAAACCAACTGACGAGGTCCTCAAGGAGGGTAAAGAGAAATGTGCCAATGTGCTCAAACCTGTCACTGACCGAGTAACTGCTGTAAAAGACTCGTACCATGGTATCGTCAACAAAGGACAAGAAACA TATGATGCAACTAAAGGCAAGGTTGAAGCTGTTAAAGACTACGGTGTGACAACAATTAGCAGGACCCTGGAATCACCTCTTGGAAAGTTTGCCATGGAGAAGGTGAATGAGGCCCTGACCGTGTCTGAGGATTACGTAGAGAAGTACCTGCCGCCAACAGAGGAGGAGCTTGCAGAGGAGAAAAAAG CTCCCTTGGAAGTTGATGAAGTTGGTACACTgaccagagttacttcccttagtACAAAGCTTCGACAGAGGATGTACAAGAGAGCAATGAAAGACCTCAAAGGCGTACAAATGAGAAGCAAGGAAAAATTGGAGGGGCTCAACTTTACTGTTGACTTG atcAAGTATGCAAAGTCTGGTGCTGGTGAAGTGAAGGACACATTGGAGGAGAAGTATGAGATAGCACAGACAAAAATGGCCGAATATTGGGAGAAGATAAACGAAGAAAATGATACAGATGATGAAGAAGTACCAGTA acgttGGAAGGGAAAACTATTGTTGTTGCTAGGCGACTGACACGACAAGTGAAACAAAGCATGACCACCGTATCCGGATATCTGCCCACCCGCCTTCAACCCACCGTTGTTCGTGAAAGAATGGAAAATGCTCTCAAATATACAGAGGAACTATACCAGGCATTTAAGGAA GCACAAGGGTTTGATGATCTGCCAAACTGGTTACTGACACAGGCCAAGGAAAAAATGTTGTACGTCCAGGAAACCGTGTCATTTCTCACTGAAACGTTCCTTGTGGCACCAATCAGTTGGATG GTGTCCAAACGTAGTTTAGAGCCCACCCCTGGGATGCCACGCCCTGAATCCGATAGTGGGGACGTTGAAATGGAGCCGATCAACCGGGATAAAGAAGAGGAGGAATAA
- the LOC123565844 gene encoding glutaredoxin-1-like, with the protein MANVKEIINDKIAKKKVMVFSKPGCPFCVMAKNVLEKYVGKGQIIEPEDYEVWEINKDPNCGQIQGELAEMTGARTVPRVFINGTCIGGGTETRALDSSKQLVEMLKKSTAQKIQQKQF; encoded by the exons ATGGCAAACGTAAAGGAAATTATTAACGATAAAATCGCCAAAAAGAAAGTGATGGTATTTTCTAAGCCAGGCTGTCCTTTTTGTGTAATGGCTAAGAACGTTTTGGAGAAGTATGTGGGTAAGGGACAAATAATCGAACCTGAAGATTACGAGGTATGGGAAATCAACAAAGATCCCAACTGCGGTCAGATACAGGGGGAGTTGGCGGAAATGACTGGAGCACGAACG GTACCCCGTGTGTTCATCAATGGTACATGTATCGGCGGTGGAACTGAAACTCGAGCTCTGGATAGTAGCAAACAGCTAGTAGAAATGCTCAAGAAATCAACAGCACAAAAAATACAGCAGAAGCAGTTTTAG